In the genome of Gloeotrichia echinulata CP02, one region contains:
- a CDS encoding ATP-dependent DNA helicase, with product MIEAEVHLSLHNFLRSQAGFPSWPHHLTMARLVARALRLGRSALIQVGAVCGYQGRYRTSFVASALMWHGPVIIVAPEVVQQRLLKVEIPRLQQWLAAKKPIRTGDDWPSAEFQGLLLTSPEAWLRGQFAANQHFPPDIPTIIDGVDDLEDWVRLQLTQDIQTHDWDQLMLACPQQADVIRAARVQLTHEVFQHPANPHECYLISQPEIEILQGLFLALDSAVLPDSWMQFWHLFQNINQNSSPPPLLWSTIDRRPGLFSLHCSPIELAKILLPIWQRQPVVFVGSALEPETEAPLFRQRLGLEDVTCLKFSSDSQGEAIQLYVPYQLPLPNTPEFQAAFIHKVRTLLCLGATAPGLTVVLVGDVPLKAQSGAILASEFGSRVQVEKTCLDENGILISGWEFWREHQSVLPAPHLLIIATLPLPSLENPLVAGRVAYYKRSHQDWFRLYLLPAALNELQRAIAPVRENQGIVALLDSRVVNRSYGAQILSALSPLARINYLDPSLFSNTNELDDA from the coding sequence GTGATTGAGGCTGAAGTTCATTTGTCACTACATAACTTCCTGCGATCGCAGGCGGGGTTCCCTTCCTGGCCTCATCATTTGACGATGGCACGGTTGGTAGCACGCGCTTTGCGATTGGGACGTAGCGCCTTAATTCAGGTGGGGGCGGTTTGTGGCTATCAAGGGCGATATCGCACTAGTTTTGTGGCATCGGCATTGATGTGGCATGGCCCTGTAATTATTGTGGCTCCTGAAGTAGTACAGCAACGCCTGCTCAAAGTAGAGATTCCCCGACTACAGCAGTGGTTAGCAGCCAAAAAACCAATCAGAACAGGTGACGATTGGCCTAGTGCTGAGTTCCAAGGATTACTGCTTACCTCCCCCGAAGCTTGGTTAAGAGGGCAGTTCGCTGCTAATCAACATTTTCCCCCGGACATTCCGACAATTATTGATGGGGTAGATGATTTAGAAGATTGGGTACGTCTTCAGCTGACCCAAGATATTCAAACCCATGACTGGGATCAACTCATGCTTGCTTGTCCCCAACAAGCTGATGTAATTCGTGCTGCACGGGTGCAATTGACACACGAGGTGTTTCAGCATCCGGCTAATCCCCATGAGTGTTATCTGATTTCCCAGCCAGAAATAGAGATTCTGCAAGGTCTATTTCTGGCTTTAGATTCAGCGGTGCTTCCAGATTCCTGGATGCAATTCTGGCATCTATTCCAAAATATCAATCAAAACTCTTCCCCTCCTCCCCTCCTCTGGTCTACTATTGACCGTCGTCCAGGGTTATTTTCATTACACTGTTCCCCGATTGAATTAGCGAAAATACTCTTGCCAATTTGGCAGCGTCAACCTGTAGTCTTTGTTGGCAGCGCTTTAGAACCAGAAACTGAGGCGCCTTTGTTTCGCCAGCGCCTGGGTTTAGAGGATGTGACTTGTCTGAAGTTCTCGTCTGATAGTCAAGGGGAAGCTATTCAACTGTATGTACCCTATCAGTTACCCCTACCCAACACGCCAGAATTTCAAGCAGCATTTATTCACAAAGTCCGCACACTCCTGTGTCTGGGTGCGACAGCACCAGGATTAACTGTGGTTTTGGTAGGGGATGTGCCACTCAAAGCTCAATCCGGGGCAATTCTGGCTTCTGAGTTTGGTTCGCGGGTGCAGGTAGAAAAAACTTGTTTGGATGAAAATGGTATTTTAATCAGTGGTTGGGAATTTTGGCGAGAACATCAAAGTGTCTTGCCAGCACCTCATCTATTAATTATTGCTACTTTACCCTTGCCATCCTTGGAAAATCCCCTAGTCGCTGGTAGGGTAGCTTATTATAAGCGATCGCATCAAGATTGGTTTCGATTATATTTGTTACCCGCCGCTTTAAATGAATTGCAACGGGCGATCGCACCAGTACGAGAAAATCAAGGTATTGTTGCTTTACTCGATAGTCGTGTGGTTAACCGTAGCTACGGCGCTCAAATTCTCTCAGCCCTCAGTCCTCTAGCACGCATCAACTATCTCGACCCAAGTTTATTCTCCAATACCAATG